From one Nymphalis io chromosome 19, ilAglIoxx1.1, whole genome shotgun sequence genomic stretch:
- the LOC126776062 gene encoding MATH and LRR domain-containing protein PFE0570w-like, translating to MAQVEPMDIDNVGSDFDDKENSLQNSNFLPRTPCTEKGYEELDVSELNMKLRYSITPASSPMSKSYTASCKDNKTYSFDEDSLNSTIVNNSANLTRSLNSSITKCDVTKSAKLPLQALTTDINSSVRRSLDNDPSDITITVNGIDNIDENLSLPSGSSSAVQTPEATTPTKDIPKGDGGSPIMRGLKSVLSMFRSSQSPIPPEENIEKKDNDSHSEDEAQIKQLEVLASTPKANNKNNDINLSKRSSPLKDSVVFNDDLERELQWKDETTIIFKQEKMPIHKLFLQQSTSLALDKKLSSKTNEMQQLNSTVEYMDISYNESCIGDKTTDLEDKICVTNVDVASGVESDGEFLDCETTYTKNEQIDLKQDISTTHLANSEKNYLTREICGENIIKQNKTPSQVDMPKDVEIVQATNAIIVEASEVNFKEQKCETELDNEFHEQISNIPLNAQKEIECHTQDEILVIKDMSLTSADTKIASDIDMQKPDILMENLIKNEEKKTIDLENQNNSILSSSNNKENIKQNEEKQLNFDATMPLNIVTDCHDNVLLNQNNDSNNFILINKESLELEENRTLPLNSGILQICGIISDQTVHEHVNNTLDLKSDTFNLEDHIQENNVENDHIVDSKEYLNDNVTHFVDNNCEINEIFDSIDQNTQELETSLKQDKISIHDLIKNQFQNNDNVNDLGNIKLQDIEKDVNLYDVSSNDVNDHLPSDIPLPSDDDIEKDSLMDHIIKNDDIEDDNNFDCIKNNNAKDNLECMDSINEGAVITNIEITSNELTNITSLPNSDEMKENSLATENVSNSTNKSQLVEFVNKTEIIQESTPFDLPDSETNPSNTVLETNENQQCLNNVDIAINQTIDNTVSVIDGCMDSQSINYTHKEVEEKELENKECVLNEENKVNILDDNVGLKENKLFEEEIVISANNSPYVSVNDLDLNIPKYDIKLDDIESPFDTKNKIDTSPPISPKLSQKGYNINFDEIDDPFATKTNIRMSPPPDISPNNSNVSVNITQNKVDIKKRAQPQNRRKSQPEREKREVTKKRFNSSYNCDTRTSKKQVGALNQEDNKSVLGKNQTNDLNCTTTMLDVDNIKSIVTDASTVENFNISNTDLIHPDEPLDVKQNKSLNIEPTRLSFPSKNVFNLPEIDDKNFNPFATKSKICMSPSPTFEEENTLMEENITSSDPVSEMPQQTEYLTPDLEKHTQEDKVLSSDVSSETCCSRNTDKDYTVREIHTEDEDTVEGPFLEVEEFADVVKVSDFGNEADMMQFEDIHADINNENKEDGELFIDAEAFEFLLNQNKCNVVADSGKESLFLKFDPLFAKRVSSDGVLAALNRIQKRQSTPKKTLEASKQNDVIDEEKPSASASNVGPMFEENNYETVMVTKPMMVVNPAINSLASPRKSVTPPRINRRSLTFTSPAMAVIDRLLSLSGNSSNLDPDTTPSRGNREYNETDVALTQLRELLAEKEIHVHNLRSESKELKERLATMESQVNALEKETEERLKKVNDLNERLAEKTKVNKSMAVVVEEYERTIASLIAEMQLEKRRNTEERTRLISERDEQTAHLASMEVSFSDLHSKYEKSKQIILSMKANEDTYRKSIKDFEDNLFKMQNNYELLKQHATSKLNHANQELEKFNRAHESEVLKLNAMIKRKDLHITSLEESLTQKTKANEELTAICDELINKVG from the coding sequence atggcTCAAGTAGAGCCAATGGATATAGATAATGTTGGGAGTGATTTTGACGACAAAGAGAACTCATTACAGAACAGTAACTTCTTGCCAAGAACCCCTTGCACTGAAAAAGGATATGAAGAGTTGGATGTGTCAGAACTCAACATGAAATTAAGATATTCCATCACACCAGCTTCTTCACCTATGTCTAAGAGTTACACGGCAAGTTGTAAggataataaaacttatagcTTTGATGAAGACAGTCTTAACAGCACCATTGTTAATAATAGTGCTAACTTAACTCGTTCATTGAACTCATCCATTACTAAGTGTGATGTTACAAAATCGGCTAAACTGCCCTTACAAGCTTTAACAACAGATATTAATTCATCAGTAAGAAGGTCACTTGATAACGATCCTAGTGATATAACAATTACAGTTAATGGGATTGATAATATTGATGAAAATTTATCCCTGCCAAGTGGTTCATCTTCTGCAGTCCAGACACCTGAAGCAACAACGCCTACTAAAGATATTCCTAAAGGTGATGGTGGATCACCTATTATGCGAGGGCTTAAAAGTGTACTTAGCATGTTTCGTTCATCGCAGAGTCCCATACCCCCTGAAGAAAATATAGAGAAGAAAGATAATGACTCACATTCAGAGGATGAAGCACAAATAAAACAACTTGAGGTGTTAGCCTCTACTCCAAAagctaacaataaaaataatgacattaaTCTATCAAAGAGAAGTAGCCCTTTAAAAGACAGTGTGGTGTTTAATGATGATTTGGAAAGAGAACTACAATGGAAAGATGAaacaactattatatttaaacaagagAAAATGCCTATACATAAACTATTCTTACAACAGTCAACATCACTGGCGCTCGATAAAAAATTATCTTCTAAAACAAATGAGATGCAACAGCTAAACAGTACAGTTGAATACATGGATATATCATACAATGAATCTTGTATTGGTGATAAAACTACTGATCTAGAGGATAAAATATGTGTAACTAATGTTGATGTGGCTAGTGGTGTAGAATCTGATGGTGAGTTTCTGGATTGTGAGACGACATACACAAAAAATGAACAGATTGATTTAAAACAAGACATAAGTACCACACACCTGGCtaattcagaaaaaaattatttaactcgAGAAATATGTggggaaaatattattaaacaaaataagacACCAAGTCAAGTAGATATGCCAAAAGATGTTGAAATTGTACAAGCTACAAATGCAATAATTGTAGAGGCTAGTGAAGTCAATTTTAAAGAACAAAAATGTGAAACTGAATTAGATAATGAATTTCATGAACAAATATCTAACATTCCACTTAATGCACAAAAAGAAATAGAATGTCATACACAGGATGAAATTCTTGTGATTAAAGACATGAGTCTAACTTCAGCTGATACAAAAATAGCATCAGATATTGATATGCAAAAACCAGATATATTAATGGAAAACcttattaaaaatgaagaaaagaaaacaattgatttagaaaatcaaaataattccattttgagttcttcaaataataaggaaaacataaaacaaaacgaaGAGAAACAGTTAAATTTTGATGCAACTATGCcattaaatatagtaacagaTTGTCATGATAATGTTTTGTTGAACCAGAACAATgattctaataattttattcttattaacaaAGAAAGCCTAGAGCTAGAAGAAAACAGAACTCTACCATTAAATTCAGGAATCTTACAAATATGTGGAATAATATCCGATCAAACTGTACATGAACATGTAAATAATACACTTGATCTCAAGTCTGATACTTTTAATCTAGAAGATCACATACAGGAGAATAATGTTGAGAATGATCACATAGTTGAttctaaagaatatttaaatgataatgttACACATTTTGTAGATAATAATtgtgaaataaatgaaatatttgattCAATTGATCAAAACACTCAAGAACTCGAGACTTCTTTAAAACAAGACAAAATTAGTAttcatgatttaattaaaaatcaatttcaaaataatgataatgtcaATGATTTAGGAAATATTAAGTTACAAGATATTGAAAAAGATGTTAATTTATATGATGTGTCATCGAATGATGTTAATGATCATTTACCTTCTGATATTCCACTACCGAGTGATGATGATATTGAAAAAGACAGCCTAATGgaccatataataaaaaatgatgataTAGAAGATGATAACAATTTTGActgtatcaaaaataataatgctaAAGATAATTTGGAATGTATGGACAGCATTAATGAAGGAGCCgtaataacaaatattgaaataacCTCTAATGAATTAACTAATATTACATCATTGCCTAATTCTGATGAAATGAAGGAAAACTCATTAGCTACAGAAAATGTTTCAAATTCAACTAATAAGTCACAATTAGTTGAATTTGTcaataaaacagaaataattCAAGAATCTACTCCTTTCGACTTACCCGATAGTGAAACAAACCCGTCTAATACAGTATTAGAAACAAATGAAAATCAACAATGTCTAAATAACGTTGACATAGctataaatcaaacaattgaTAACACAGTTTCTGTAATTGATGGATGTATGGATAGTCAATCCattaattatacacataaagaAGTTGAAGAAAAAGAATTAGAAAATAAAGAATGTGTCTTGAATGAAGAAAATAAGGTTAACATTTTGGATGATAATGTaggattaaaagaaaataaattatttgaggAAGAAATTGTGATATCTGCAAATAATAGTCCTTATGTTTCTGTGAATGACCTTGATTTAAATATTCCTAAATATGATATCAAACTGGATGATATAGAAAGTCCGTTTGACACAAAGAATAAAATTGATACATCACCTCCCATTTCTCCAAAGTTATCTCAAAAaggatataatataaactttgatGAAATAGATGACCCATTTGCTACTAAAACTAATATTAGAATGTCACCACCTCCAGATATTAGTCCAAATAATTCTAATGTGTCAGTAAATATTACTCAAAACAAAGTAGATATTAAGAAGAGAGCACAACCGCAAAATAGAAGAAAGTCACAGCCTGAAAGAGAAAAAAGAGAAGTTACCAAAAAACGTTTCAACAGTTCTTACAACTGTGATACAAGAACTAGTAAGAAGCAAGTCGGTGCTTTAAATCAAGAAGACAACAAAAGTGTACTAGGCAAAAATCAAACTAATGACTTAAATTGTACAACAACTATGTTAgatgttgataatataaaatctatagTTACTGATGCGTCTACGGtggaaaactttaatatttcgaATACAGATCTTATTCATCCAGACGAACCTCTTgacgtaaaacaaaataaatcattaaatattgaaCCTACTCGCTTAAGTTTTCcatcaaaaaatgtttttaatcttCCCGAAATAGATGACAAGAATTTTAATCCTTTTGCCACTAAATCTAAAATCTGCATGTCACCGTCGCCAACATTTGAAGAAGAAAATACTTTAATGGAGGAAAATATAACATCTTCAGATCCTGTAAGCGAAATGCCTCAACAAACAGAATATTTAACCCCCGATTTAGAAAAACATACTCAAGAGGATAAGGTTTTATCATCTGATGTTAGTAGTGAAACTTGTTGTTCAAGAAATACTGACAAGGATTACACAGTGCGAGAAATCCATACAGAAGATGAGGACACAGTTGAAGGTCCCTTTCTCGAGGTCGAAGAATTTGCTGATGTAGTTAAAGTTTCAGATTTTGGCAATGAAGCGGATATGATGCAGTTCGAAGATATACATGCAGAtattaacaatgaaaataaagaaGACGGTGAACTATTCATAGACGCTGAAGCATTTGAATTTCTGCTTAATCAAAACAAATGTAACGTAGTAGCAGACAGCGGCAAAGAAAGTCTATTCCTAAAATTCGATCCGCTTTTCGCTAAAAGAGTGTCATCAGATGGGGTATTAGCTGCATTAAATAGAATCCAAAAGAGGCAAAGTACACCTAAGAAAACACTAGAAGCATCTAAACAGAATGATGTAATTGATGAAGAAAAACCATCAGCTAGTGCATCAAATGTTGGTCCTATGtttgaagaaaataattatgaaacagTTATGGTTACAAAACCTATGATGGTCGTAAATCCTGCTATTAATTCTCTCGCTTCACCAAGAAAGTCGGTTACACCGCCTAGAATAAATAGACGCTCGTTGACGTTCACTTCACCTGCTATGGCTGTTATTGATAGACTTCTGTCTCTAAGCGGTAACAGTTCAAATTTGGACCCTGATACAACGCCGTCACGAGGAAACAGAGAATATAATGAAACCGACGTTGCACTCACGCAACTTAGAGAACTTTTAGCCGAAAAAGAAATACATGTCCATAATTTAAGATCTGAAAGTAAAGAATTGAAGGAAAGATTAGCTACAATGGAGTCACAAGTCAATGCGTTAGAGAAAGAAACTGAAGAAAGACTAAAGAAAGTTAATGACTTAAATGAGCGTCTGGCAGAGAAGACAAAGGTCAATAAAAGTATGGCTGTTGTTGTAGAGGAATACGAGCGAACGATTGCCAGCTTGATAGCTGAAATGCAGCTAGAAAAAAGGCGGAATACAGAGGAAAGGACAAGGTTAATTAGTGAAAGAGATGAACAAACTGCGCATCTAGCTAGTATGGAGGTGTCGTTCAGCGATTTGCACAGTAAATACGAGAAAAGTAAACAAATCATACTAAGTATGAAAGCAAATGAAGATACATACAGGAAGTCGATAAAAGATTTCGAGGACAACTTGTTTAAAATGCAGAATAATTATGAACTATTAAAGCAACATGCCACCTCTAAGTTAAATCACGCGAATCAGGAATTGGAGAAATTTAATAGAGCACACGAATCGGAAGTTTTGAAACTTAATGCTATGATAAAACGCAAGGATTTACATATAACGTCTCTCGAAGAATCCCTTACGCAAAAAACCAAGGCCAATGAAGAACTGACGGCCATTTGCGATGAGCTCATTAATAAAGTTGGAtga
- the LOC126776063 gene encoding intraflagellar transport protein 46 homolog — protein MYDETVEVNAREIDSPPSSDEEAVKAAMAKFNPPVRHTARHDFDSESESDSGPEKFGNLSDEDQSPERKPDQETSIKQTAKGNSDLSRQSSKRHDSSNSDTDSADVGVEVADPLVGGGSGRRRGVVIPAEGAYDPKQYQDLKVPPELENVFQYIMKYTPQKIDIEFKLQPFVPEYVPAVGDTDAFIKVTTPATGLRGEPLAEYALEHIDNLGLTVLDEPAAEQSDSALLHLQLRAISKTTSAKSTVLTRKIDNAEKNPKAIERWVKDVSELHSAKPPPTFTYTSKMPDIDNLMEEWPDTMEDTLNEVGFPPANIDCSLSQYIDLVCALFDIPVQGDTLNDRIQALHLLFNLYSAVKNSQLYAEREKEKEGVGG, from the exons ATGTACGACGAGACAGTGGAAGTGAATGCAAGAGAGATAGACAGTCCGCCGAGTTCTGACGAGGAAGCAGTGAAAGCAGCCATGGCCAAGTTCAACCCGCCCGTGAGACACACGGCAAGGCACGATTTTGATTCCGAAAGCGAAAGCGATTCGGGTCCTGAGAAGTTTGGAAATCTCTCTGACGAAGACCAG tcccCAGAAAGAAAACCAGATCAAGAAACTTCTATAAAACAGACAGCTAAAGGGAACAGTGATTTGTCTAGACAGTCCAGCAAACGTCATGATTCTTCGAATTCAG ACACAGATAGTGCGGATGTGGGCGTAGAAGTCGCAGATCCTTTAGTAGGTGGTGGCAGTGGGAGACGGAGGGGGGTTGTGATTCCAGCGGAGGGTGCTTACGATCCGAAACAGTATCAGGACCTCAAAGTACCGCCGGAATTGGAGAATGTGTTCCAATACATTATGAA GTACACGCCACAAAAGATTGACATAGAATTCAAGCTACAGCCGTTCGTCCCGGAGTACGTGCCGGCGGTGGGTGACACGGACGCTTTCATCAAAGTGACCACTCCGGCGACTGGTTTGCGCGGTGAGCCGCTCGCCGAATATGCCTTGGAACATATTGACAATCTTG GTTTAACAGTTTTGGACGAGCCAGCTGCAGAGCAAAGCGACTCGGCTTTATTACATCTCCAGCTGCGAGCTATTTCGAAAACCACAAGCGCAAAGTCTACTGTG TTAACAAGGAAGATAGATAATGCAGAGAAGAACCCGAAGGCGATCGAGCGCTGGGTCAAGGACGTGAGTGAATTGCACTCTGCCAAACCGCCACCCACCTTCACCTACACGAG taaGATGCCTGATATAGACAACCTGATGGAGGAATGGCCAGACACTATGGAGGATACGTTGAATGAGGTTGGCTTCCCTCCCGCCAACATCGATTGTTCACTATCGCAATACATAGATTTAGTCTGTGCTCTATTTGACATTCCGGTGCAAGGTGACACTCTCAATGACAGGATACAAGCTCTGCATTTGTTGTTCAATTTGTATTCTGCTGTCAAAAATTCACAGTTGTACGCTGAAAGGGAAAAGGAAAAAGAAGGAGTGGgaggttaa